In one Pseudomonas tensinigenes genomic region, the following are encoded:
- the ggt gene encoding gamma-glutamyltransferase, with product MKYEPLAKTLIATSLALSCLMAHAASVAPVAAENGMVVTAQHLATHVGVDVLKSGGNAVDAAVAVGYALAVVYPAAGNLGGGGFMTIQLADGRKTFLDFREKAPLAATANMYLDKEGNVIPDLSTRGHLAVGVPGTVSGMELALSKYGTKPRKEMIAPAIKLAEDGFELEQGDVELLEYATDVFKKDMRDSGSIFLHNGEPMQVGQKLVQKDLGKTLRSISEKGADGFYKGWVADAIVTSSQANKGIITQADLDKYKTRELAPVECDYRGYHVVSAPPPSSGGVVICQIMNILEGYPMKDLGFHSAQGMHYQIEAMRHAYVDRNSYLGDPDFVKNPIEHLLDKNYATKLRDAIQPQKAGVSAELKPGVAPHEGSNTTHYSIVDKWGNAVSVTYTLNDWFGAGVMASKTGVILNDEMDDFTSKVGVPNMYGLVQGEANAIAPGKAPLSSMSPTIVTKDGKVVMVVGTPGGSRIITATLLTMLNVIDYGMGLQEAVDAPRFHQQWMPEETNLEDFAASPDTRKILESWGHKFAGPQDANHIAAILVGAPSLGGKPVGKNRFYGANDPRRNTGLSLGY from the coding sequence ATGAAGTACGAACCTTTGGCCAAAACGCTGATAGCGACCTCACTGGCACTCAGCTGTCTCATGGCTCACGCGGCGTCAGTCGCACCGGTTGCCGCCGAAAACGGCATGGTGGTCACCGCGCAACATCTGGCCACCCATGTGGGTGTCGACGTACTGAAAAGTGGCGGTAATGCCGTCGATGCGGCAGTCGCCGTGGGTTACGCGCTGGCGGTGGTGTATCCCGCAGCAGGCAACCTCGGCGGTGGCGGCTTCATGACCATTCAACTGGCGGACGGGCGCAAGACCTTCCTCGATTTCCGCGAAAAAGCGCCGCTGGCGGCCACCGCGAACATGTACCTCGACAAGGAAGGCAACGTCATTCCCGACTTGAGCACCCGTGGCCACTTGGCGGTGGGCGTGCCCGGCACGGTCTCAGGCATGGAGCTGGCATTGAGCAAATACGGGACCAAACCGCGCAAAGAGATGATTGCCCCGGCGATCAAACTGGCGGAAGACGGTTTCGAACTGGAGCAGGGTGACGTCGAGCTGCTGGAATACGCCACCGACGTGTTCAAGAAGGACATGCGCGATTCCGGCTCGATCTTCCTGCACAACGGTGAGCCGATGCAGGTCGGGCAGAAACTGGTGCAGAAGGACCTCGGCAAAACCCTGCGGAGCATTTCCGAAAAAGGCGCCGACGGCTTCTATAAAGGCTGGGTCGCCGATGCCATCGTCACCTCGAGTCAGGCCAACAAAGGCATCATCACCCAGGCCGACCTCGACAAATACAAGACCCGCGAACTGGCGCCGGTGGAGTGTGACTACCGTGGTTATCATGTGGTCTCGGCGCCACCGCCAAGCTCCGGCGGCGTGGTGATCTGCCAGATCATGAACATCCTCGAAGGCTATCCGATGAAGGATCTGGGCTTCCATTCGGCCCAAGGCATGCACTACCAGATCGAAGCGATGCGCCACGCCTATGTCGATCGCAACAGCTACCTCGGCGATCCGGATTTCGTCAAAAATCCGATCGAGCACCTGCTGGACAAGAACTACGCGACCAAACTGCGCGATGCCATCCAGCCGCAAAAGGCCGGCGTGTCGGCTGAGCTCAAACCTGGCGTAGCGCCCCATGAAGGCAGCAACACCACCCACTATTCGATCGTCGACAAGTGGGGCAATGCGGTGTCGGTGACTTATACCCTAAACGACTGGTTCGGCGCGGGCGTGATGGCGAGCAAAACCGGGGTGATCCTCAACGACGAAATGGACGACTTCACCTCCAAAGTCGGCGTGCCGAACATGTACGGTCTGGTGCAGGGCGAAGCCAATGCCATTGCTCCGGGCAAGGCACCATTGTCATCGATGAGCCCGACCATCGTCACCAAGGACGGCAAAGTGGTAATGGTGGTCGGTACACCGGGTGGCAGCCGCATCATCACGGCGACGTTGCTGACCATGCTCAACGTCATCGACTACGGCATGGGCCTTCAGGAAGCGGTCGATGCGCCACGCTTCCATCAGCAGTGGATGCCGGAGGAAACCAACCTCGAGGACTTCGCCGCCAGCCCCGATACGCGCAAGATTCTCGAGAGCTGGGGCCACAAGTTCGCCGGCCCGCAGGACGCCAACCACATCGCCGCGATTCTGGTGGGGGCACCTTCGCTGGGCGGTAAGCCCGTTGGCAAAAACCGTTTCTACGGCGCCAATGATCCGCGCCGCAACACCGGCTTGTCACTGGGTTACTGA
- a CDS encoding NUDIX domain-containing protein, producing MSNTTERVNIVDTQVLSHDWYLLKKITFDYHRNNGEWQRQTREVYDRGNGAAILLFNREQRTVVLTRQFRLPVFVNGHDGLLIEVAAGLLEGAAPEQRIRDEAEEETGYRVHDVKKVFEAYMSPGSVTEKLHFFIAEYDAASKVSDGGGLEEETEELEVLEWRFDEALAAFQRGEICDAKTIMLLQYAAMNNLFAQ from the coding sequence ATGTCCAACACAACCGAGCGGGTCAACATCGTCGACACTCAGGTGTTGTCTCATGACTGGTATCTGCTGAAAAAAATCACCTTCGACTATCACCGCAACAACGGCGAGTGGCAGCGTCAGACTCGTGAAGTCTATGACCGAGGCAACGGTGCAGCGATTTTGTTGTTCAACCGTGAACAGCGCACGGTGGTACTGACCCGGCAGTTCCGCTTGCCGGTGTTCGTCAATGGCCATGACGGATTGCTGATCGAGGTGGCTGCCGGGTTGCTTGAAGGCGCTGCGCCGGAACAGCGGATTCGCGATGAAGCCGAAGAGGAAACCGGTTATCGCGTGCACGATGTGAAGAAGGTGTTCGAGGCTTACATGAGTCCCGGTTCGGTAACCGAGAAGCTGCACTTTTTCATTGCCGAATACGACGCCGCATCGAAGGTCAGCGACGGTGGTGGTCTGGAAGAGGAGACCGAAGAACTGGAAGTGCTGGAGTGGCGATTCGACGAAGCGTTGGCAGCGTTTCAGCGCGGTGAGATCTGCGACGCCAAGACCATCATGCTGTTGCAGTATGCGGCGATGAATAACCTTTTTGCCCAATAA
- a CDS encoding carboxymuconolactone decarboxylase family protein, translating to MSRIHAISLETATDASRPVLEGVKKKIGFLPNVFTTLAKAPVALETYVQASTILGKTSLSAQEKEAVYLATSQVNGCDYCLAAHTLFAGKAGLSAQDIVAARQGELNAYATLARQLTESRGHLTDEQITAARTAGIDDVKIIEVIALVAVQSLTNYLNNAALTDIDFPTI from the coding sequence ATGAGCCGCATCCACGCTATCAGCCTCGAAACCGCCACCGACGCCAGCCGCCCAGTGCTGGAAGGCGTGAAAAAGAAAATCGGTTTCCTGCCCAACGTCTTCACCACCCTGGCCAAAGCGCCGGTGGCCCTCGAAACCTACGTGCAAGCCTCGACGATCCTCGGCAAAACCTCGCTGAGCGCCCAGGAAAAAGAAGCGGTGTACCTCGCCACCTCACAGGTCAACGGTTGCGACTATTGCCTGGCCGCACACACCTTGTTTGCCGGCAAGGCCGGGCTCTCGGCACAGGACATCGTCGCCGCCCGCCAAGGCGAACTCAACGCCTACGCCACCCTCGCCCGTCAGCTGACCGAAAGCCGCGGCCATTTGACTGATGAACAGATCACCGCCGCCCGCACTGCCGGCATCGACGATGTGAAGATCATTGAAGTGATTGCACTGGTGGCCGTGCAGAGCCTGACCAACTACCTGAACAACGCGGCGCTGACCGATATCGACTTTCCGACCATCTGA
- a CDS encoding lysozyme inhibitor LprI family protein, whose product MFAISLRHAVLLTSLAFAAVTQASSFDCATANSKTEKAICGDPQISLLDEKLGKLWHSTLANVPDAQALKTDQRQWLKNRNACGEQTACLRRQYLMRLTELEHATQPFSWDATWQLIPPGTSTSATVITQRRDATHISIDITAAEGANSGDLDGIATLKDGKAVYSEDECTLLFTPINGVLDISLVGAGGYCSAGLGVYYTGRFVASQQPLALDYDMLSLGLAQTPEENQALHTLLKTDYQTLVEKSGSLMTAEPSADVPGSQVWEMWMRGLGGTGVVMRSTAGHFWVLLVTYDSTGHSRLRYYTNAAKWKKRLPDALHDWNERMKDHLELPVDFMP is encoded by the coding sequence ATGTTCGCGATCTCCCTGCGTCACGCCGTGCTGCTGACGTCCCTTGCGTTTGCCGCTGTCACCCAGGCCAGCAGTTTCGATTGCGCCACGGCCAACAGCAAAACTGAAAAAGCCATTTGTGGTGACCCGCAGATTTCGCTGCTCGACGAGAAGCTGGGCAAGCTGTGGCATTCGACATTGGCTAATGTCCCCGATGCCCAAGCCCTCAAGACTGACCAGCGGCAGTGGCTGAAAAATCGCAACGCCTGTGGTGAGCAGACGGCCTGTTTGCGCCGCCAGTACCTGATGCGCCTGACCGAACTTGAACACGCCACTCAGCCCTTCAGTTGGGACGCGACCTGGCAGCTTATTCCGCCGGGGACTTCAACCTCGGCGACGGTGATAACCCAGCGCCGCGATGCTACGCACATCAGCATCGACATTACGGCAGCTGAGGGCGCCAACTCCGGTGATCTGGACGGCATCGCCACACTCAAGGACGGTAAGGCCGTTTATTCGGAAGACGAGTGCACCCTGTTGTTCACTCCCATCAACGGTGTGCTGGATATTTCGCTCGTAGGTGCAGGCGGATATTGCAGTGCCGGATTGGGCGTCTACTACACCGGCCGTTTTGTCGCCTCGCAGCAACCGCTGGCGCTGGATTACGACATGCTCAGCCTGGGCTTGGCTCAAACTCCGGAAGAGAACCAGGCACTGCACACGTTGCTCAAGACTGATTATCAGACGCTGGTGGAAAAGTCCGGCTCGTTGATGACCGCTGAGCCTTCTGCTGATGTGCCGGGCAGTCAGGTCTGGGAGATGTGGATGCGTGGCCTCGGCGGTACCGGCGTCGTGATGCGGTCAACCGCTGGGCATTTCTGGGTGCTGCTGGTGACCTACGACAGTACCGGCCACTCGCGTCTGCGCTATTACACCAACGCTGCGAAATGGAAAAAACGTCTACCCGACGCCTTGCACGACTGGAACGAGCGCATGAAAGATCATCTGGAACTCCCCGTAGACTTCATGCCCTGA
- a CDS encoding cysteine hydrolase family protein: protein MTTALLIIDVQRALCSGEYQCHDIHRVIDTINGLSVRARKAGVPVVLIQHEEKDSPLAQGAEGWQLAEGLETSPKDLRVRKTTPDSFYQTDLRKLLPSEDFEKLVICGLQTDYCVNATVRQAHQLGYDVVLVADAHSTVDNGNMSAEDIIAEHNKDLAHLTGSVARIDVKPAADIAF, encoded by the coding sequence ATGACTACCGCATTACTGATCATCGACGTCCAGCGCGCCCTCTGCTCGGGCGAATATCAGTGCCATGACATTCACCGGGTGATCGACACCATCAACGGTCTCAGCGTCCGGGCGCGCAAGGCAGGTGTGCCAGTGGTGCTGATCCAGCATGAAGAAAAGGACAGCCCGTTGGCCCAGGGTGCCGAAGGCTGGCAACTGGCCGAAGGGCTTGAGACTTCGCCCAAAGACCTGCGCGTACGCAAAACCACGCCGGACTCGTTCTACCAGACAGACTTGCGCAAACTGCTGCCGAGCGAAGATTTCGAAAAACTGGTCATCTGCGGTTTGCAAACCGATTACTGCGTCAATGCCACCGTGCGCCAGGCCCATCAACTGGGTTATGACGTAGTGCTTGTGGCCGACGCGCATTCCACCGTCGACAACGGCAACATGAGCGCCGAAGACATCATCGCCGAACACAACAAGGATCTGGCGCATCTGACTGGCTCCGTGGCGCGTATCGACGTCAAGCCCGCCGCCGACATCGCGTTCTGA
- a CDS encoding methylated-DNA--[protein]-cysteine S-methyltransferase: MSYTFITLPSPVGELKLVANGLRLAAILWENDKPNRVRLGPMSEANDNPILIRTARQLEEYFSGTRDCFDLELDFAGTDFQKKVWAALLTIPFGETRTYSQIAEQIGSPSAVRAVGAANGRNPISIVAPCHRVIGASGKLTGFAGGLEAKERLLTLEGGDWSQIGKTGDLF; encoded by the coding sequence ATGTCTTACACGTTCATCACCCTGCCCTCGCCCGTCGGCGAGTTGAAGCTGGTCGCGAACGGCTTACGACTGGCAGCCATCCTCTGGGAAAACGACAAACCGAACCGGGTGCGCCTCGGGCCGATGAGCGAGGCAAACGACAACCCGATCCTGATTCGAACGGCTCGACAACTTGAAGAATATTTTTCCGGGACGCGGGACTGTTTTGATCTGGAACTGGATTTCGCTGGCACCGACTTTCAGAAAAAGGTCTGGGCGGCGTTGCTGACCATTCCATTTGGCGAGACACGCACTTACAGCCAGATTGCCGAGCAGATTGGCAGCCCCAGCGCCGTGCGGGCGGTGGGTGCTGCGAACGGACGCAACCCGATTTCCATTGTCGCGCCGTGTCATCGAGTGATCGGCGCGTCGGGGAAGCTGACCGGGTTTGCCGGTGGACTCGAGGCGAAAGAGCGCTTGCTGACCCTTGAAGGTGGCGACTGGTCGCAGATTGGCAAAACCGGGGATTTGTTTTAG
- a CDS encoding SulP family inorganic anion transporter, translated as MKPIRLRADVLAGLTTSFALLPECIAFALVAHLNPLMGLYGAFIICTLTALFGGRPGMVSGAAGSMAVVIVALVVQHGVQYLLATVLLGGLIMMAFGLLRLGKLVRMVPHSVMLGFVNGLAIIIALAQLEHFKSGEEWLSGTPLYLMTGLVALTMAIVYLLPRLTKAVPPALVAILGVGLLVYLFGLPTRTLGDMAHIAGGLPTFALPDIPWNVETLRIIAPYAILMALVGLLETLLTLNLTDEITETRGYPDRECVALGAANMVSGAFGGMGGCAMIGQTVINLSSGGRGRLSGVVAGVLILLFILFLSPLIERIPLAALVGVMFVVSQQTFAWASLRVVNKVPLNDVLVIIAVTTITVFTDLATAVLCGIIIAALNFAWQQARELYADEHLEADGSKLYRLHGTLFFASTAPFLNQFDPANDPARVTLDCRHLSFVDYSAIAALKTLRERYAKAGKHLQVFHLSERCKKLLKRAGEEHH; from the coding sequence ATGAAACCGATTCGTCTGCGCGCCGATGTCCTGGCCGGACTCACCACCTCGTTTGCCCTGTTGCCCGAATGCATTGCGTTCGCGCTGGTGGCGCACCTCAATCCGCTGATGGGCCTGTACGGCGCGTTCATCATTTGTACACTGACGGCGTTGTTCGGCGGGCGGCCGGGCATGGTCTCCGGCGCGGCGGGTTCGATGGCCGTGGTCATCGTCGCGCTGGTGGTGCAACACGGCGTGCAGTATTTGCTGGCGACGGTGTTGCTTGGCGGTTTGATCATGATGGCGTTCGGCTTGCTGCGCCTGGGCAAACTGGTGCGCATGGTGCCGCATTCGGTGATGCTCGGTTTCGTCAACGGTCTGGCGATCATCATCGCGCTGGCGCAACTGGAGCATTTCAAGAGCGGTGAGGAATGGCTCAGCGGTACGCCGCTGTACCTGATGACCGGGCTGGTGGCGCTGACCATGGCCATCGTTTACCTCTTGCCGCGTCTGACAAAAGCGGTGCCACCGGCGCTGGTGGCGATCCTCGGCGTCGGCCTGTTGGTCTACCTGTTCGGCCTGCCGACCCGCACCCTTGGCGACATGGCGCACATTGCCGGTGGCTTGCCGACTTTCGCTTTGCCGGACATCCCGTGGAATGTCGAAACCCTGCGCATCATTGCGCCTTACGCGATTTTGATGGCGCTGGTCGGTTTGCTGGAAACCCTGCTGACGTTGAACCTCACCGATGAAATCACTGAAACCCGTGGTTATCCGGATCGTGAGTGCGTAGCGCTTGGTGCGGCGAATATGGTCTCGGGTGCGTTCGGCGGTATGGGCGGTTGCGCGATGATCGGTCAGACGGTGATCAATCTTAGCTCCGGTGGGCGCGGGCGTTTGTCCGGTGTGGTCGCGGGCGTGCTGATTCTTTTGTTCATTCTGTTTCTGTCGCCGCTGATCGAGCGTATTCCGCTGGCGGCGCTGGTGGGTGTGATGTTTGTGGTGTCGCAGCAGACTTTTGCCTGGGCGTCGTTGCGGGTGGTGAACAAAGTGCCGCTTAACGATGTGCTGGTGATCATTGCTGTGACCACTATTACGGTGTTCACTGATCTGGCTACTGCGGTGCTATGCGGCATCATTATCGCTGCGCTTAACTTTGCCTGGCAGCAGGCCCGTGAGCTGTATGCCGATGAGCATCTGGAGGCTGACGGCAGTAAGCTTTATCGTTTGCATGGCACGTTGTTTTTTGCCTCGACTGCGCCGTTTCTCAATCAGTTCGATCCGGCTAATGATCCGGCTCGGGTCACTTTGGATTGTCGGCATTTGAGTTTTGTTGATTATTCGGCGATTGCTGCTTTGAAGACTCTGCGGGAGCGTTATGCCAAGGCGGGGAAGCATTTGCAGGTGTTTCATTTGTCTGAGCGGTGCAAGAAATTGCTGAAGCGGGCGGGGGAGGAGCATCACTGA
- a CDS encoding DUF7693 family protein: protein MSAFLSAREVCQRLREAALGVLTFKVCEMPDEAGRVAVDIEGWHLLLDFEGSRLHHCEFARNGDGQEGALDSWQRYGTDPVSLLSTWELAQIERLLNTQTNEVAQ, encoded by the coding sequence ATGTCTGCCTTTCTGAGCGCCCGCGAGGTGTGCCAGCGTTTGCGTGAAGCGGCGCTGGGTGTCCTCACTTTCAAAGTCTGCGAGATGCCTGACGAGGCGGGACGGGTCGCGGTCGATATCGAGGGCTGGCACCTGCTGCTGGATTTTGAAGGTAGCCGGTTACATCACTGTGAATTTGCCCGCAACGGTGACGGACAAGAAGGCGCGCTGGACAGCTGGCAGCGTTACGGCACCGATCCGGTGAGTTTGCTCAGTACTTGGGAATTGGCGCAGATCGAGCGATTGCTCAACACGCAGACGAACGAGGTTGCTCAATGA
- a CDS encoding AraC family transcriptional regulator produces the protein MDRLSTLLSHFGVSAGTFHSGAFCGVAVHENEPVGHVHLLQAGELLLKPGSEREIRLSEPSLIFFPRPFAHRMFADEAMDTQVVCATLTFDGGSGNALAAALPDYLVLKLTGIPELGNTVEWLFKEAFEGHCGRVAVMDRLFELLVILLLRHLISSREQQPGMIAGLADPRLSRALNSMHEQPQKPWSVADLASVANLSRAGFAEQFRRVVGQTPADYLLSWRVSLAQKRLREGKPIALIAKEVGYESPSALARAFRRKTGLSPREWKAGA, from the coding sequence ATGGATCGCCTTTCAACATTGCTCAGCCATTTTGGCGTGTCTGCCGGGACTTTTCACAGCGGCGCGTTTTGCGGCGTCGCTGTTCATGAAAATGAGCCGGTCGGCCATGTGCATCTGTTGCAGGCCGGCGAGTTGCTGCTCAAGCCGGGCAGCGAACGCGAGATCCGCCTCAGTGAGCCGTCGCTGATCTTCTTCCCCCGACCTTTTGCCCATCGCATGTTCGCCGACGAGGCGATGGACACCCAGGTGGTCTGCGCAACGCTGACGTTTGATGGCGGTTCCGGCAATGCACTGGCGGCGGCGCTGCCGGATTATCTGGTGCTGAAACTGACGGGCATCCCGGAGCTGGGCAACACCGTGGAATGGCTGTTCAAGGAAGCGTTCGAAGGGCATTGCGGGCGGGTGGCGGTGATGGATCGACTGTTCGAACTGCTGGTGATTCTGTTGCTGCGGCACTTGATCAGCAGCCGCGAACAACAACCGGGAATGATCGCCGGGCTGGCCGATCCACGTCTTTCGCGCGCCTTGAACTCGATGCACGAGCAACCGCAAAAGCCCTGGAGCGTGGCGGATCTGGCTTCGGTCGCTAACCTGTCCCGCGCTGGATTTGCCGAGCAGTTTCGTCGGGTTGTCGGGCAGACGCCGGCCGATTATCTGCTGAGCTGGCGGGTCAGTCTGGCGCAGAAACGCTTGCGTGAAGGCAAGCCGATTGCGCTGATTGCCAAGGAGGTCGGTTACGAAAGTCCCTCGGCGCTGGCCCGGGCGTTTCGGCGCAAGACAGGGCTCAGCCCTCGCGAGTGGAAGGCCGGCGCCTGA
- a CDS encoding TetR/AcrR family transcriptional regulator, producing the protein MSAIRVRNEQLILAAASEEFAANGFDATQTRDIAARAGVPKANLYYYFQTKENLYGKVLLGFVEPLLEASAVLRESDDPLTGLRAYVAARIRIAREHPAIAKVFSGELLLGGRQLPDECRDLLQAEARRNVECLRSWIERGLLAPVDPEHLMLFIWSATRTYTNIGWQIGRIMGREVPQDEDYQTAAQTITRMVLEGVVVAPRVGEIRGVLFAT; encoded by the coding sequence ATGAGCGCCATCCGCGTCCGCAACGAGCAATTGATCCTCGCCGCCGCCAGCGAAGAATTTGCCGCCAACGGCTTCGACGCCACCCAGACCCGCGATATCGCGGCGCGTGCCGGCGTGCCCAAGGCCAATCTGTATTACTACTTCCAGACCAAGGAAAACCTCTACGGCAAAGTGCTGCTGGGTTTTGTCGAACCGCTGCTGGAAGCCTCGGCAGTGCTGCGTGAAAGCGATGACCCGCTAACGGGGCTACGCGCCTACGTCGCCGCACGGATCCGGATTGCCCGCGAGCATCCGGCGATTGCCAAGGTGTTCAGTGGCGAGTTGCTGCTCGGCGGTCGACAGTTGCCGGATGAGTGCCGCGATCTGTTGCAGGCCGAAGCGCGGCGCAACGTTGAATGTCTGCGCAGCTGGATCGAGCGCGGTTTGCTGGCGCCGGTGGATCCTGAACATTTGATGCTGTTCATTTGGTCAGCGACGCGTACGTACACCAATATTGGCTGGCAGATAGGCCGGATCATGGGGCGCGAAGTGCCGCAGGATGAGGACTATCAAACGGCGGCGCAGACGATTACCCGGATGGTGCTGGAGGGCGTGGTCGTAGCGCCGCGAGTGGGCGAGATTCGTGGGGTTTTGTTTGCGACGTGA
- a CDS encoding GNAT family N-acetyltransferase has product MTLQAVRADATHLDAVAALFDAYRGFYQQPSNLVQSRTFIAERMAASESAIFLAQDEHGEALGFVQLYPTFSSIDAHRTWLLSDLFTTPAARGRGVGRLLMNTARDFALATGAKGLVLETATDNFTAQGLYESLGYVRDSGYYTYILDLRQG; this is encoded by the coding sequence ATGACTCTTCAGGCCGTGCGAGCCGACGCGACACATCTGGATGCGGTGGCGGCGTTATTCGACGCTTATCGAGGTTTTTACCAGCAGCCGTCGAACCTTGTGCAATCGCGAACCTTCATCGCTGAACGCATGGCTGCCAGCGAATCGGCGATTTTTCTTGCTCAGGATGAACACGGCGAAGCGCTGGGTTTCGTGCAGTTGTATCCGACGTTCTCGTCCATCGATGCCCACCGTACCTGGCTGCTCAGCGACCTGTTCACCACACCCGCCGCCCGTGGGCGCGGCGTGGGTCGATTGCTGATGAACACTGCACGCGACTTCGCCTTGGCGACCGGCGCCAAAGGGCTGGTGCTGGAAACCGCCACCGACAACTTCACGGCGCAAGGCTTGTACGAATCCCTCGGCTACGTGCGTGACAGCGGTTATTACACATACATCCTCGACTTGCGGCAGGGCTGA